A window from Actinomycetospora corticicola encodes these proteins:
- a CDS encoding maleylpyruvate isomerase family mycothiol-dependent enzyme, whose protein sequence is MEDILRAERLTAVRRFRALDDEDWERPSLCAGWRTREVLAHMITPFEVSLPRMVLSMVRHRGPSGAMDAWARSLGERDTAELVDVLEANAGSTFHAPGLPLAASLTDVLVHSVDVLWALAGYASVDHVDPAHVRPSLAFLTTPRAVGPFLPRGRLDGVRLEATDVDLAHGTGDVVAGPALALVAGACGRAPAYDLLDGPGVARWRG, encoded by the coding sequence GTGGAGGACATCCTGCGCGCCGAGCGTCTCACGGCGGTCCGACGGTTCCGGGCGCTCGACGACGAGGACTGGGAGCGGCCGAGCCTGTGCGCGGGCTGGCGGACCCGCGAGGTGCTCGCCCACATGATCACGCCGTTCGAGGTCTCGCTGCCGCGGATGGTCCTGTCGATGGTGCGCCACCGGGGCCCGTCCGGGGCCATGGACGCGTGGGCGCGCTCGCTCGGCGAGCGGGACACGGCGGAGCTGGTCGACGTGCTCGAGGCGAACGCCGGGTCGACCTTCCACGCGCCGGGGCTGCCGCTCGCGGCCTCGCTGACCGACGTCCTGGTCCACTCGGTGGACGTCCTGTGGGCGCTGGCGGGGTACGCGTCGGTCGACCACGTCGACCCCGCGCACGTGCGGCCGTCACTGGCGTTCCTGACCACGCCACGGGCTGTGGGGCCGTTCCTGCCCCGCGGCCGCCTCGACGGGGTGCGGCTGGAGGCCACGGACGTCGACCTCGCGCACGGGACGGGCGACGTGGTGGCCGGTCCCGCCCTCGCCCTGGTCGCCGGGGCGTGCGGCCGTGCGCCGGCGTACGACCTGCTCGACGGACCCGGTGTCGCCCGGTGGCGGGGATGA
- a CDS encoding YfcE family phosphodiesterase codes for MTGDAAPPSPTGGTAVVLVSDTHARWIPDEVWAAVDAADLVVHAGDWTDVATHDAFAARSRELLACWGNNDGDDLRARMPEVARATVGGLRLAVVHETGDARGRERRCDAWFGPDTDDPADVVVFGHSHIPWESTTPGGVRLLNPGSPTDRRRQPFCTFMSGSVSDGTLSITLHDLPPRPGRPR; via the coding sequence GTGACCGGGGACGCGGCGCCGCCGAGCCCGACCGGGGGAACCGCCGTGGTCCTGGTGTCGGACACCCACGCCCGGTGGATCCCGGACGAGGTGTGGGCGGCGGTGGACGCGGCGGACCTGGTGGTGCACGCGGGGGACTGGACCGACGTGGCCACGCACGACGCGTTCGCCGCCCGGTCCCGGGAACTGCTCGCCTGCTGGGGCAACAACGACGGGGACGACCTCCGGGCCCGGATGCCCGAGGTGGCGCGCGCGACGGTCGGGGGTCTGCGGCTGGCCGTGGTGCACGAGACCGGGGACGCGCGCGGGCGGGAGCGTCGGTGCGACGCCTGGTTCGGTCCGGACACGGACGACCCCGCGGACGTGGTCGTCTTCGGCCACAGCCACATCCCCTGGGAGTCCACGACGCCCGGTGGGGTGCGGCTGCTCAATCCAGGTTCACCCACCGATCGCCGTCGACAACCGTTCTGTACGTTCATGTCGGGTTCGGTGAGCGACGGAACGCTCTCCATCACCCTTCACGACCTGCCTCCGCGCCCCGGACGGCCGCGCTGA
- a CDS encoding NAD(P)-dependent oxidoreductase: MTSVAVLGTGIMGAGMARSLLREGLDVTVWNRSPEKAKPLADDGATVADSAADAVAGADVVITMLFDIEPVLSVMADAAGSLRDDAVWMQASTVGIEGTRRVGAFAAEHGIDVLDAPVLGTKAPAENGKLVILASGPSALRDRVASAFDAMGARTQWVSETLGDASKLKLAVNAWIGVMVNGTAQSIALARGLGLDPQQFLDAVDGQAVDSPYVQLKGKAMITGDYTPSFELDGVIKDTDLIRDALAEAGTATTLADAVADRLAAASAQGHGAEDMAAVVHGYGT; this comes from the coding sequence ATGACTTCAGTAGCCGTCCTGGGCACCGGGATCATGGGCGCGGGCATGGCGCGCAGCCTGCTGCGCGAGGGCCTCGACGTCACCGTCTGGAACCGCAGCCCCGAGAAGGCGAAGCCTCTCGCCGACGACGGGGCCACCGTCGCCGACTCCGCCGCGGACGCCGTGGCGGGGGCCGACGTGGTGATCACAATGTTGTTCGACATCGAGCCGGTGCTCTCCGTCATGGCGGACGCCGCGGGTTCCCTGCGCGACGACGCGGTGTGGATGCAGGCGAGCACCGTCGGGATCGAGGGCACCCGCCGCGTCGGGGCGTTCGCCGCGGAGCACGGGATCGACGTGCTCGACGCCCCGGTGCTCGGCACCAAGGCCCCGGCCGAGAACGGCAAGCTCGTGATCCTGGCGTCCGGGCCGTCCGCCCTGCGGGACAGGGTCGCGTCGGCGTTCGACGCCATGGGCGCGCGGACCCAGTGGGTGAGCGAGACGCTCGGGGACGCCAGCAAGCTCAAGCTCGCCGTGAACGCATGGATCGGCGTGATGGTCAACGGCACCGCGCAGTCGATCGCGCTCGCCCGCGGCCTGGGCCTCGACCCGCAGCAGTTCCTCGACGCGGTGGACGGTCAGGCCGTCGACTCGCCGTACGTGCAGCTCAAGGGCAAGGCGATGATCACCGGCGACTACACGCCCTCGTTCGAGCTCGACGGCGTCATCAAGGACACCGACCTCATCCGCGACGCCCTCGCCGAGGCGGGCACGGCGACGACGCTGGCCGACGCGGTCGCCGACCGGCTCGCCGCCGCCTCGGCCCAGGGCCACGGCGCCGAGGACATGGCGGCCGTCGTCCACGGCTACGGCACCTGA
- a CDS encoding SRPBCC family protein yields MRTTVAARGTLPADEAWERYADLDAWPRWAPQITGVTAPARRLVPGLEGVVRAAGVVHVPFTVLAVDETARTWTWRVRVGPVQLVLQHGVESDGAGSRTWLVTDGPALVVAPYTPVAFVALHSLVRP; encoded by the coding sequence GTGCGCACCACCGTGGCCGCCCGAGGCACCCTGCCCGCCGACGAGGCGTGGGAGCGCTACGCCGATCTCGACGCCTGGCCGCGCTGGGCCCCGCAGATCACCGGGGTGACCGCGCCCGCGCGTCGACTGGTGCCGGGCCTCGAGGGCGTGGTCCGGGCCGCCGGGGTGGTGCACGTCCCGTTCACCGTGCTCGCCGTGGACGAGACGGCGCGGACGTGGACCTGGCGGGTGCGGGTGGGCCCGGTGCAGCTCGTCCTGCAGCACGGTGTCGAGTCCGACGGCGCCGGCTCGCGGACCTGGCTCGTCACCGACGGCCCCGCCCTCGTCGTCGCGCCGTACACGCCGGTCGCGTTCGTGGCCCTGCACTCGTTGGTGCGGCCGTGA
- a CDS encoding acyl-CoA dehydrogenase family protein produces the protein MAVDIGQSPADGGLEADPSGAPHQLTEARGTDYFSVRHRFTTQQWDTFMAVRRFVDHEVLPVAAEAWDAAQMSWDVINRLPELGVVGDDIEGNGCPGLDPLSCGLVSMELARGDGSLATFHAVQSGLAMKAIDMLGSEEQRARFLPGMARLETVGAFGLTEPDHGSDSVSLETTARRDGDEWVLDGRKRWIGNGSVAHRTVVWARNTESGDVHGFVVDTTTPGYEASVIPRKGSMRSVWQADIRLDGVRVPESDRLPGARTFKDTGRVLATTRGTCAWIALGHATAGYDAALRYALERTQFGKPLASLQIVQQRLVKMLAELTGMQLYCMQIAQLAEEGDLSPTIAGLAKMNNTSKARWILSEARDLLGGNGILLDNHVMRHMADIESVHTFEGTETIQTLIVGREITGLGAFT, from the coding sequence ATGGCCGTCGACATCGGACAGTCCCCGGCCGACGGCGGCCTCGAGGCCGACCCGTCGGGCGCGCCGCACCAGCTGACCGAGGCCCGGGGCACCGACTACTTCTCGGTGCGCCACCGCTTCACCACCCAGCAGTGGGACACGTTCATGGCGGTCCGCCGGTTCGTCGACCACGAGGTCCTGCCCGTGGCCGCCGAGGCGTGGGACGCGGCGCAGATGTCGTGGGACGTGATCAACCGCCTGCCGGAGCTCGGCGTGGTCGGCGACGACATCGAGGGCAACGGCTGCCCGGGGCTCGACCCGCTGTCGTGCGGGCTCGTGTCGATGGAGCTGGCGCGCGGCGACGGCAGCCTCGCGACGTTCCACGCGGTCCAGTCCGGGCTCGCCATGAAGGCCATCGACATGCTCGGCTCCGAAGAACAGCGGGCACGGTTCCTGCCGGGGATGGCCCGCCTGGAGACGGTCGGGGCGTTCGGCCTCACCGAGCCCGACCACGGCTCCGACTCGGTGTCGCTGGAGACCACCGCGCGCCGGGACGGCGACGAGTGGGTCCTCGACGGTCGCAAGCGCTGGATCGGCAACGGGTCGGTGGCCCACCGCACCGTGGTGTGGGCCCGGAACACCGAGTCCGGCGACGTCCACGGCTTCGTGGTCGACACCACGACGCCGGGCTACGAGGCCAGTGTCATCCCGCGCAAGGGCTCGATGCGCTCGGTGTGGCAGGCCGACATCCGGCTCGACGGCGTCCGCGTCCCGGAGTCCGACCGGCTCCCCGGGGCCCGGACGTTCAAGGACACCGGGCGTGTCCTCGCCACCACGCGCGGGACCTGCGCCTGGATCGCGCTCGGGCACGCGACCGCCGGCTACGACGCCGCACTGCGCTACGCGCTCGAGCGCACGCAGTTCGGCAAGCCGCTGGCGTCGCTGCAGATCGTCCAGCAGCGGCTGGTCAAGATGCTCGCGGAGCTGACCGGCATGCAGCTCTACTGCATGCAGATCGCCCAGCTCGCCGAGGAGGGCGACCTCTCGCCCACGATCGCCGGCCTCGCCAAGATGAACAACACCTCGAAGGCACGGTGGATCCTCTCCGAGGCCCGGGACCTGCTCGGCGGCAACGGCATCCTGCTCGACAACCACGTCATGCGGCACATGGCCGACATCGAGTCGGTCCACACCTTCGAGGGCACCGAGACGATCCAGACGCTGATCGTCGGGCGGGAGATCACCGGGCTCGGCGCCTTCACCTAG
- a CDS encoding DUF1707 SHOCT-like domain-containing protein gives MSEQTSTDGPTPDVTVAPPTPGDPPSGEHPTGDLPPSPADLPVDHDDREHVVGLLHDAVTRGLIDTLEFDRRSGLAITARTRRDLNTLVVDLPLDHPDRARARTEAESRDRGRTPRDAYAGGDTSGTVALHATLGSVKRSGAWAVPRRMEIDGWLGSAELDLTQAVIDHDVVEIDVDMTLGSVELRLPETASASLEGVSATAGSIEDKRRNGSAAGRPHVVVTGRVAFGSVEVKGPKWWR, from the coding sequence ATGAGCGAGCAGACCAGCACCGACGGCCCCACCCCCGACGTGACGGTGGCCCCACCGACTCCGGGCGACCCGCCGTCGGGAGAGCACCCGACGGGGGACCTGCCGCCCTCTCCCGCCGACCTCCCGGTCGACCACGACGACCGCGAGCACGTCGTCGGGCTGCTGCACGACGCCGTCACCCGCGGGCTCATCGACACCCTCGAGTTCGACCGGCGTTCCGGGCTCGCCATCACCGCGCGGACGCGGCGGGACCTGAACACCCTCGTCGTCGACCTGCCGCTCGACCACCCCGACCGCGCGCGGGCCCGCACCGAGGCCGAGTCCCGCGACCGCGGCCGCACCCCGCGCGACGCCTACGCGGGCGGTGACACCAGCGGCACCGTCGCCCTCCACGCCACCCTCGGGTCGGTGAAGCGCTCCGGCGCCTGGGCGGTACCGCGACGGATGGAGATCGACGGCTGGCTGGGCTCCGCGGAGCTGGACCTCACCCAGGCCGTGATCGACCACGACGTCGTCGAGATCGACGTCGACATGACGCTCGGCTCGGTGGAACTCCGCCTCCCCGAGACGGCGAGCGCCTCGCTGGAGGGCGTGAGCGCCACCGCCGGCAGCATCGAGGACAAGCGACGGAACGGGTCCGCCGCCGGTCGCCCGCACGTCGTGGTCACCGGCAGGGTGGCCTTCGGGTCGGTCGAGGTGAAGGGCCCGAAGTGGTGGCGGTGA
- a CDS encoding HPP family protein, with protein MRTRLRSGLRIGLPVGLLLAAVGAAGLLSGAGVWLTATLGPTAYLLVAHPRDVTARARNAIVGHGSALVLGLLALAVFGLWNAPSVAVTHHETWVQIAAQGCAVALTLVVLTVADAHHAPAGATALLVSSGIAAPGLPLLGLVVGLVIVLAVAPLLARLAGPVR; from the coding sequence ATGAGGACACGCCTGCGCTCCGGGCTGCGGATCGGCCTCCCGGTCGGGCTGCTGCTCGCGGCGGTCGGCGCGGCGGGCCTGCTCTCGGGCGCGGGCGTGTGGCTCACCGCGACGCTCGGTCCGACCGCCTACCTGCTCGTCGCCCATCCCCGGGACGTCACCGCCCGCGCCCGCAACGCGATCGTCGGCCACGGCTCCGCTCTCGTCCTGGGCCTGCTCGCACTCGCCGTGTTCGGGCTGTGGAACGCGCCGTCGGTGGCGGTGACCCACCACGAGACCTGGGTCCAGATCGCGGCACAGGGCTGTGCGGTCGCGCTGACGCTGGTGGTGCTGACCGTCGCCGATGCCCACCACGCCCCGGCCGGCGCGACCGCCCTGCTCGTCAGTTCCGGCATCGCGGCGCCCGGACTCCCGCTGCTCGGACTCGTCGTCGGGCTGGTGATCGTGCTCGCCGTCGCCCCACTGCTGGCGCGCCTCGCGGGCCCCGTGCGCTGA
- a CDS encoding glycosyltransferase family 2 protein produces MTLLAERPADEVDESELVVGRRIQEFSQLAGPVRELDGDPADYRVSYRGVDAVHGKGRVWRSLLVAGLNFAFEALFFLWLLHPSHRPPVDINAPAFATYANWVVIGSIGLMELLRLINVFSLSLASVISRDPVPVPPVANQRVAFLTTIVPSKEPIDVVRGTLQAALRIRYQGILDVWILDEGDDPAVRAMCRELGVNHFTRKGIEKYNRKKGAFKAKTKHGNYNAWVAEHGDSYEIFLSVDPDHVPLPNYAERILGYFRDPDVAFVVGPQCYANDETFVTRAAESQQFPFHSLIQRAANRYNAAMLVGTNNAMRISALKGIGGLSDSVTEDMATGLKFHVNRNPLTKARWKSVYTPDVLAVGEGPSSWGDFFSQQMRWSRGTFEVLLTEFWRRLPMLSPGRALHYILITTFYPSMAIGWILGAVNAVLFLALGVQGVVVPVQLWLALYVDATAFQLWVYLRNRRYNVSPYEAEGSSGVKGMLMSIFASPIFAASLLATLLRLPAKFVVTPKGLSSSADHILTFRRHLQWAVLLLGAIITSIFMGYATPAVLLWPFVALCACLAPPALWIVERVVGRQPVITAEPARTSSGHTGITTESLQRAALDAMIAEGPASAPFRSPLVGKLPEGWIRTGDRRGVPAGVGAGSGAEAGPRTEVAGERYRPLPAGWVRQGEPGAETAVGPAPISPAVGVPASGPRPPSPGPRPNRPADAGPPPAGQRPRPVPTSGPAGGQPGQPGQAGQPGQVGQPGQAGQPGQVGPAGQPGNGQAPRPGGPAQRPTPVPRTTAPRPGPQPGRPTPERPAAEQPRPDRRPDQPRPDQPRPDQRPEPGRPVRPEPHRLRPAAAGATPDATQQAASEPAATVHRNEITPLERRSRTSADGRPARTGRNGAPVEAPAANGATANGVPANGTPVNGAHGPAANGTSANGASANGANGVGHTEVTPRGGDTGPDDGLSTSERALHASTVAVRVVALAAVAPPAGRPEDGRRRVRQPEQTEAS; encoded by the coding sequence ATGACGCTTCTAGCCGAGAGACCTGCCGACGAGGTCGACGAGAGTGAGCTCGTCGTCGGTCGTCGTATCCAGGAGTTCTCGCAGCTCGCCGGACCCGTCCGGGAGCTGGACGGGGACCCCGCGGACTACCGCGTGTCCTACCGCGGTGTGGACGCCGTCCACGGCAAGGGGCGCGTCTGGCGCTCGCTGCTCGTCGCCGGCCTGAACTTCGCGTTCGAGGCCCTGTTCTTCCTCTGGCTGCTCCACCCGTCGCACCGGCCGCCGGTCGACATCAACGCCCCGGCGTTCGCGACCTATGCGAACTGGGTGGTCATCGGCTCGATCGGCCTGATGGAGCTCCTCCGGCTGATCAACGTCTTCTCGCTGTCGCTGGCCTCGGTCATCTCCCGGGACCCGGTCCCGGTCCCGCCGGTCGCGAACCAGCGCGTCGCCTTCCTGACGACGATCGTCCCCAGCAAGGAACCGATCGACGTCGTCCGCGGCACGCTGCAGGCCGCGCTGCGCATCCGCTACCAGGGCATCCTCGACGTCTGGATCCTCGACGAGGGCGACGACCCGGCGGTCCGCGCGATGTGCCGCGAGCTCGGCGTCAACCACTTCACCCGCAAGGGGATCGAGAAGTACAACCGCAAGAAGGGCGCCTTCAAGGCGAAGACGAAGCACGGCAACTACAACGCCTGGGTCGCGGAGCACGGGGACTCCTACGAGATCTTCCTGTCCGTCGACCCGGACCACGTGCCGCTGCCCAACTACGCCGAGCGCATCCTGGGCTACTTCCGCGACCCCGACGTCGCCTTCGTCGTCGGCCCGCAGTGCTACGCGAACGACGAGACGTTCGTGACGCGCGCCGCGGAGTCCCAGCAGTTCCCGTTCCACTCGCTGATCCAGCGCGCCGCCAACCGCTACAACGCGGCGATGCTGGTCGGCACCAACAACGCCATGCGGATCAGCGCGCTCAAGGGCATCGGCGGGCTCTCCGACTCGGTCACCGAGGACATGGCGACCGGCCTCAAGTTCCACGTGAACCGGAACCCGCTGACCAAGGCCCGCTGGAAGTCGGTGTACACCCCCGACGTCCTCGCCGTCGGCGAGGGCCCGTCGTCGTGGGGCGACTTCTTCAGCCAGCAGATGCGCTGGTCCCGCGGCACCTTCGAGGTGCTGCTCACCGAGTTCTGGCGCCGGCTGCCGATGCTCTCGCCGGGCCGGGCCCTGCACTACATCCTGATCACCACGTTCTACCCGTCGATGGCGATCGGCTGGATCCTCGGCGCGGTCAACGCGGTCCTGTTCCTCGCGCTCGGGGTGCAGGGTGTCGTCGTCCCGGTCCAGCTCTGGCTGGCCCTCTACGTCGACGCGACCGCCTTCCAGCTCTGGGTCTACCTGCGCAACCGGCGCTACAACGTCAGCCCCTACGAGGCCGAGGGCTCCTCCGGCGTCAAGGGCATGCTGATGTCGATCTTCGCGTCGCCGATCTTCGCGGCCTCGCTGCTCGCGACGCTGCTGCGGCTGCCGGCGAAGTTCGTGGTCACGCCGAAGGGCCTGTCGTCCAGCGCGGACCACATCCTCACCTTCCGCCGGCACCTCCAGTGGGCGGTCCTGCTGCTCGGCGCGATCATCACGTCGATCTTCATGGGCTACGCCACGCCCGCGGTGCTGCTCTGGCCGTTCGTGGCCCTCTGCGCCTGCCTCGCGCCGCCCGCGCTGTGGATCGTCGAGCGCGTGGTGGGCCGCCAGCCGGTCATCACCGCCGAGCCGGCCCGGACCTCCAGCGGCCACACCGGTATCACCACCGAGTCGCTCCAGCGCGCGGCCCTCGACGCCATGATCGCCGAGGGACCCGCCTCCGCGCCGTTCCGCTCGCCGCTGGTGGGCAAGCTGCCCGAGGGCTGGATCCGGACCGGCGACCGCCGCGGGGTGCCCGCCGGTGTCGGCGCCGGCTCCGGCGCCGAGGCCGGGCCGCGCACCGAGGTGGCGGGCGAGCGCTACCGTCCGCTGCCCGCCGGCTGGGTCCGCCAGGGCGAGCCCGGCGCGGAGACCGCGGTCGGACCGGCCCCGATCTCCCCGGCCGTCGGTGTCCCGGCCTCCGGACCGCGTCCGCCGAGCCCGGGCCCGCGCCCGAACCGACCCGCCGATGCCGGTCCCCCGCCGGCAGGACAGCGTCCGCGCCCCGTCCCGACGTCGGGTCCGGCCGGCGGCCAGCCGGGTCAGCCCGGCCAGGCAGGTCAGCCGGGTCAGGTCGGTCAGCCGGGTCAGGCCGGTCAGCCGGGCCAGGTCGGTCCGGCCGGTCAGCCCGGGAACGGACAGGCCCCGCGTCCGGGTGGGCCCGCCCAGCGCCCCACGCCCGTGCCCCGCACGACGGCGCCGCGCCCCGGCCCGCAGCCGGGTCGCCCCACCCCGGAGCGTCCGGCGGCCGAGCAGCCCCGGCCCGACCGGCGTCCGGATCAGCCGCGTCCCGATCAGCCGCGCCCGGACCAGCGTCCCGAGCCGGGTCGTCCGGTCCGTCCCGAGCCGCACCGGCTCCGGCCGGCCGCCGCGGGAGCGACCCCGGACGCGACGCAGCAGGCCGCGTCCGAACCGGCCGCGACCGTGCACCGCAACGAGATCACGCCGCTCGAGCGTCGGTCGCGGACGTCGGCCGACGGCCGCCCGGCGCGCACCGGACGCAACGGCGCGCCGGTCGAGGCGCCCGCCGCCAACGGGGCGACCGCCAACGGGGTCCCCGCCAACGGGACGCCGGTGAACGGTGCCCACGGCCCGGCCGCGAACGGCACCTCCGCGAACGGCGCCTCCGCGAACGGCGCCAACGGCGTCGGGCACACCGAGGTCACACCCCGCGGCGGCGACACTGGACCCGACGACGGCCTGTCGACGAGCGAGCGTGCGCTCCACGCGTCGACCGTCGCGGTGCGGGTGGTCGCCCTGGCGGCCGTCGCACCGCCGGCGGGTCGTCCCGAGGACGGGCGCCGTCGCGTCCGTCAGCCGGAGCAGACCGAGGCGAGCTGA
- a CDS encoding cytochrome P450: MIRDTVRWAATHGVMRAAIRRQARRGNADAALLLDPELQGDPFAHYERLREHRPFAEGAFSRVTVHHDVCTEVLRSEDFGVANRDGSMPAPVRLALRLAGPPPHPGPIDPPSMLAVDAPDHTRYRRLVTRAFTAKRVAALRGRTEQIADELLDTLDDGSGSVDLVARYASLLPVTVISEMLGVPTSMREQFLAWGDGAAASLDLGLPREQWATVQANVAALHDWMSGHLRRLRAEPGDDLLSSLVTAADDDGSRLTEPELASTALLVLAAGFETTVNLIGNGTRLVLDHPDQRDRLAADPTLWANAVDEVLRVESPVSRTARSARRDTVVAGQGIPAGSLVVTVLAAANRDPEVFTDPDAFDVGRANARDHVAFSNGIHYCLGAALARMEGEVALRALFERYPGLTSAGEPVRRRTRILRGYEHLPVTTGHAAGRPVTA; this comes from the coding sequence ATGATCCGGGACACGGTCCGTTGGGCGGCCACGCACGGGGTGATGCGGGCCGCGATCCGCCGTCAGGCCCGCCGCGGCAACGCCGACGCCGCGCTGCTCCTCGACCCCGAGCTGCAGGGCGACCCGTTCGCGCACTACGAGCGGCTCCGGGAGCACCGCCCGTTCGCCGAGGGCGCGTTCTCCCGCGTCACCGTCCATCACGACGTGTGCACCGAGGTGCTCCGCAGCGAGGACTTCGGGGTGGCGAACCGCGACGGCTCGATGCCCGCGCCGGTCCGGCTGGCCCTGCGTCTCGCCGGCCCGCCGCCGCACCCGGGTCCCATCGACCCGCCGTCGATGCTGGCGGTGGACGCCCCGGACCACACCCGGTACCGGCGGCTGGTCACCCGCGCGTTCACCGCGAAGCGGGTGGCGGCGCTGCGCGGGCGGACCGAGCAGATCGCCGACGAACTGCTCGACACGCTCGACGACGGGTCGGGGTCGGTCGACCTGGTCGCGCGCTACGCGAGCCTGCTCCCGGTCACGGTCATCTCGGAGATGCTCGGCGTGCCGACCTCGATGCGCGAGCAGTTCCTGGCCTGGGGCGACGGGGCGGCCGCCTCGCTGGACCTCGGGCTGCCGCGGGAGCAGTGGGCGACCGTGCAGGCCAACGTGGCCGCGCTGCACGACTGGATGAGCGGGCACCTGCGCCGGCTGCGCGCGGAGCCGGGCGACGACCTGCTCTCCTCGCTGGTCACCGCGGCCGACGACGACGGGTCCCGCCTGACCGAGCCGGAGCTGGCCAGCACCGCCCTGCTCGTGCTCGCGGCCGGGTTCGAGACGACGGTCAACCTCATCGGCAACGGCACCCGGCTGGTCCTCGACCATCCCGACCAGCGGGACCGGCTCGCCGCGGACCCCACGCTGTGGGCCAACGCGGTGGACGAGGTGCTGCGGGTGGAGTCACCGGTCTCCCGGACCGCGCGCTCGGCACGCCGCGACACCGTCGTGGCGGGGCAGGGGATCCCGGCCGGGTCGCTCGTGGTGACGGTGCTCGCCGCCGCGAACCGCGACCCCGAGGTCTTCACCGACCCGGACGCGTTCGACGTCGGGCGGGCGAACGCCCGTGACCACGTCGCCTTCTCCAACGGCATCCACTACTGCCTGGGGGCGGCTCTCGCCCGGATGGAGGGCGAGGTGGCGCTGCGGGCGCTGTTCGAGCGCTACCCGGGCCTCACGTCCGCCGGGGAGCCGGTCCGGCGCCGGACCCGCATCCTGCGCGGCTACGAGCACCTGCCGGTGACCACCGGGCACGCGGCGGGCCGACCCGTCACAGCGTGA
- a CDS encoding glycoside hydrolase family 6 protein: MSARRRHIASGALAMIAALTLAGCSGGGTSEEPASPQTIVPAAASEFWVDPASTAAKQVEEWRNQGRSADATELEKIARQPVARWIGSDGNTADEVRGLVGQAKAAGRTAVLVAYNIPNRDCGLYSQGGASDDGDYRNWVSDFASGLGGTKTIVILEPDALPQTLTNCEGQGEQEGREALLAGAVKTLSQAGAEVYIDAGNPGFVTDTGKLADGLRKSGVDQAAGFALNVSNFQSTDAVESYGKKVSDAVGGKKFVIDTSRNGNGPYTSSDDKNWCNPPGRALGTPPTRSTGDPRVAAFLWIKEPGDSDGECRGGPKAGDWMPDYALGLAKAAKSS; encoded by the coding sequence ATGTCGGCACGACGGAGGCACATCGCCTCGGGCGCGCTCGCGATGATCGCGGCACTGACGCTGGCCGGATGTTCCGGCGGAGGCACCTCCGAGGAGCCGGCGTCGCCCCAGACGATCGTCCCGGCGGCGGCCTCGGAGTTCTGGGTGGACCCGGCGTCCACCGCGGCCAAGCAGGTCGAGGAGTGGCGCAACCAGGGCCGGAGCGCGGACGCCACGGAGCTGGAGAAGATCGCGCGGCAGCCGGTCGCCCGGTGGATCGGCAGCGACGGCAACACCGCCGACGAGGTCCGGGGCCTCGTCGGGCAGGCGAAGGCGGCGGGCCGGACGGCCGTGCTGGTCGCCTACAACATCCCCAACCGCGACTGCGGGCTGTACTCGCAGGGCGGAGCGTCGGACGACGGTGACTACCGCAACTGGGTGAGCGACTTCGCGTCCGGTCTCGGCGGGACGAAGACGATCGTGATCCTCGAGCCCGACGCGCTGCCCCAGACGCTGACCAACTGCGAGGGCCAGGGCGAGCAGGAGGGCCGCGAGGCCCTGCTGGCCGGGGCCGTGAAGACGCTGTCGCAGGCGGGCGCCGAGGTCTACATCGACGCCGGCAACCCGGGCTTCGTCACCGACACCGGCAAGCTCGCCGACGGGCTGCGGAAGTCCGGGGTGGACCAGGCGGCCGGCTTCGCGCTGAACGTCTCGAACTTCCAGTCGACCGACGCCGTCGAGTCCTACGGCAAGAAGGTCTCGGACGCGGTCGGCGGCAAGAAGTTCGTCATCGACACCAGCCGCAACGGCAACGGGCCCTACACCAGCTCCGACGACAAGAACTGGTGCAACCCGCCCGGCCGCGCCCTCGGCACCCCGCCGACCCGCAGCACCGGCGATCCCCGGGTCGCCGCGTTCCTGTGGATCAAGGAGCCGGGTGACTCCGACGGTGAGTGCCGCGGAGGCCCGAAGGCCGGCGACTGGATGCCGGACTACGCACTCGGCCTGGCCAAGGCCGCGAAGAGTTCCTGA